One genomic region from Enoplosus armatus isolate fEnoArm2 chromosome 17, fEnoArm2.hap1, whole genome shotgun sequence encodes:
- the LOC139300391 gene encoding chaperone Ric-8A, with product MEPDLERIIESVIQGDQDTVQLLLDSYNTQYAECFFFNTEVQERKKQQQLEEFRKNKVRDCAPDSESDVDSDDDGPDLLLRQRLATALLCFISSQLQPAVLRVCLHTLRILSRDRQAIGPMVTDNALFTLAHLGGISLVQVCPQQEEEKAEDLSARTYGGAASGCEEAAEADATPVSVSSVLSFSTPVEVAATTNGSVQHCYNWRGDGGHVVLARGKKDTREENSEEKEQEEDGEVCSKEAMKVLCNVIYNSPRAQERASSLRLLQGLWESLKQGIWSGVPPSGQFYKLRLLFLLTALRPELRLQLQQERGMSVLTNALQQCLTVRWGEGYEVLSDSTAPPISKEMSQDVMEILKILFNIAHMLHRQEPDEEDAALYRHLAAVLRHCLLLSCDGEDMSEELQGHTVNVLSALPLTCLDVLLSVPVDQACHKWEGVNMDCVHTLLLFMDRRLNRGQKLKEKLTPVLNLLTESSRVHRETRHYLRQKILPPLRDIAIRPEQDTTLRGQLVRLMTHVDTDVKHCAAELLFVLCKENVSRFVKYTGYGNAAGLLAARGLLNGRRNSGDSQYASQYSSDSDSDTEEYREAKSRINLVTGRVEAEQPDPMEGMTEEEKEEEARRLISMINRLSRDQIIQPLGVTAEGRLAPLWGQMRDCTLEEEDSEEDLDPIPEGRKDKQME from the exons ATGGAGCCAGACCTGGAGAGGATCATTGAGAGCGTCATCCAAGGAGACCAGGACACTGTCCAGCTCCTACTGGACAGCTACAACACCCAG TATGCTGAGTGCTTCTTTTTCAACACTGAggtgcaggagagaaaaaag caacaacaactggaAGAG TTCAGGAAGAACAAAGTGAGAGATTGTGCTCCTGACTCTGAGTCTGATGTTGACTCAGACGACGATGGACCTGATCTTCTTCTCCGACAG CGTCTGGCCACAGCCCTGCTGTGCTTCATCAGCAGtcagctacagccagcagtgtTACGGGTTTGCCTGCATACACTGCGTATCCTGTCCCGTGACCGACAGGCCATAGGACCCATGGTCACTGATAATGCCCTTTTCACCTTGGCACACCTGGGAGGCATCAGCTTAGTGCAGGTGTGCCCAcagcaagaggaggaaaaagctgAAGACCTGTCAGCCAGAACATACGGAGGAGCAGCGAGTGGCTGTGAGGAGGCTGCAGAGGCTGATGCTACACCAGTatctgttagctctgtgctttcattttctaCTCCTGTGGAGGTAGCTGCCACCACAAATGGCTCAGTTCAACACTGCTATAACTGGAGAGGTGATGGAGGTCATGTGGTGCTTGCCCGTGGGAAGAAGGACACCCGGGAAGAGAACAGTgaggagaaagagcaggaggaggatggggaggTGTGTAGTAAGGAGGCCATGAAAGTCTTGTGTAATGTCATCTACAACAGCCCCAGAGCACAGGAAAGGGCCAGCTCACTAAG GCTTCTGCAAGGTCTGTGGGAGAGTCTGAAGCAGGGGATCTGGAGCGGGGTGCCGCCCAGTGGCCAGTTTTATAAGCTGAGGCTGCTCTTCTTACTTACAGCTCTGAGGCCTGAGCTCAGGCTGCAGCTACAGCAG GAGCGTGGAATGTCAGTGCTGACCAACGCCCTTCAGCAGTGCCTGACTGTGAGGTGGGGTGAGGGATATGAGGTACTTAGCGACAGCACAGCTCCGCCCATCTCCAAGGAGATGTCCCAGGACGTCATGGAGATCCTCAAGATACTCTTCAACATCGCACACATGTTGCACAGGCAGGAGCCAGATGAG GAGGATGCTGCTCTGTATCGTCACCTAGCAGCTGTGCTGCGCCACTGCTTGCTGCTGTCATGTGATGGAGAGGACATGTCGGAGGAACTCCAAGG ACATACAGTTAACGTCCTGTCAGCACTACCGCTGACGTGTCTGGATGTCCTGCTATCTGTCCCTGTGGACCAGGCATGCCACAAGTGGGAGGGAGTCAACATGGACTGTGTCCACACATTACTGCTGTTTATGGACAGACGCCTGAACAGG GGTCAGAAACTGAAGGAGAAACTAACCCCTGTACTGAATCTGCTGACTGAGAGTTCTCGGGTACACAGGGAAACGCGTCACTACTTACGGCAAAAG ATCCTACCTCCACTGAGAGACATAGCCATCCGACCTGAGCAGGACACCACACTGAGAGGCCAGCTGGTCCGCCTGATGACCCACGTTGATACAGATGTGAAGCACTGTGCTGCTGAGCTGCTCTTTGTACTCTGCAAAGAGAATG TCAGCCGCTTTGTCAAATATACTGGTTATGGCAACGCTGCCGGGCTGCTGGCAGCTCGGGGACTGCTGAATGGCAGAAGGAATTCAGGCGACAGCCAGTATGCCTCCCAGTACTCCAGTGACTCAGACTCAGACACAGAGGAGTACCGGGAGGCCAAATCCAGGATTAACCTGGTGACTGGCCGGGTGGAGGCGGAGCAGCCTGACCCAATGGAGGGCATGacggaggaagagaaggaggaggaggcccgTCGCCTCATCAGCATGATCAACAGACTATCACG AGATCAGATCATTCAGCCTCTGGGTGTGACAGCAGAGGGGAGACTGGCTCCACTCTGGGGCCAAATGAGGGACTGCACACTGGAAGAAGAAGATTCAGAGGAGGATTTGGATCCGATaccagaggggaggaaagacaaacagatggaataa
- the tspan4b gene encoding tetraspanin-4: protein MSVSRRCLCCVKYLMFVFNLIFWLGGCGLFGVGVWLSFTQAEFSSLPLSFPSLSAANLLLVAGGITMVTGFLGCLGALKEQRCLLFMFFVILLLLVLTEVTLMLVIHIFHDKLDSKAQGELKEGMKSYKSEPGLQKSWDNVQKMFKCCGVTNKTDWYDVLNGTLPSSCCSVGTDPCVDGWSEPCYQKARQWLLDNIPSVLVFGVFIGVVQILALVFSMLMYCQILCAEKHLD from the exons ATGTCAGTGTCACGGAGGTGTTTGTGCTGTGtcaaatatttgatgtttgtcTTTAACCTCATCTTCTGG CTAGGAGGATGCGGCTTGTTTGGCGTTGGAGTCTGGCTGTCCTTCACGCAGGCAGAgttttcctctcttcccctgtcctttccctccctctcagctgcTAATCTGCTGCTGGTCGCTGGTGGCATCACCATGGTGACTGGCTTCCTGGGTTGTCTTGGAGCCCTTAAGGAGCAGCGCTGCCTGTTGTTCATG TTCTTTGTGATCCTTTTGCTCCTGGTCCTGACAGAGGTGACTCTGATGTTGGTCATACACATCTTCCATGACAAG CTGGATTCAAAAGCACAAGGCGAATTAAAGGAAGGTATGAAGAGTTATAAATCAGAACCTGGACTGCAAAAATCCTGGGACAATGTCCAGAAAATG TTCAAATGCTGTGGAGTAACTAACAAAACAGACTGGTATGATGTGCTGAATGGAACGCTGCCCtcatcctgctgctctgttggGACAGACCCATGTGTTGACGGATGGAGTGAG CCGTGTTATCAGAAGGCCAGGCAGTGGCTGCTAGATAACATTCCCTCAGTCCTGGTGTTTGGAGTGTTTATTGGTGTTGTGCAG ATTTTGGCCCTGGTGTTTTCCATGCTGATGTACTGTCAGATTCTGTGCGCTGAGAAGCACTTGGACTGA
- the unc119c gene encoding protein unc-119 homolog B-A: protein MEGQEETTGNGEECQTQNGESKGKQKEGGGEDEEMVVDGGMEDWNGFISGGTALYEAEEGDVAAEGRSGEPVTPQHVLRLNSYTKEYLCSPEDNIYSVNFSRFKIRDLGSGAVILDIKKHSPTEIQDVIELDTSRFIQYHFSPAFLALREIGATLEFTVGSKALKRFRLIERHFFRNLLLKTFDFEIGFCIPHSRNTCEHIYCLPDLEPETVEEMIANPFETRSDSFYFVNNKLIMHHKAEYSFTPQRHMDTSRE, encoded by the exons ATGGAGGGCCAGGAAGAAACAACTGGAAATGGCGAGGAATGCCAAACACAGAATGGTGAAagcaaaggaaaacagaaagagggaggtggggaagatgaagagatggtgGTCGATGGAGGCATGGAGGATTGGAACGGATTTATTTCAGGAGGGACGGCATTGTATGAAGCAGAGGAAGGGGATGTGGCAGCTGAAGGGAGATCTGGTGAACCAGTGACCCCGCAGCATGTCTTAAGGCTGAACAGTTACACAAAGG AGTACCTGTGTTCACCCGAGGACAACATCTACAGCGTAAACTTCTCTCGCTTCAAGATCAGGGACCTGGGCAGTGGAGCTGTGATCCTTGATATCAAAAAACACAGTCCAACAG AAATTCAAGACGTCATTGAACTTGATACAAGCAGATTCATCCAGTACCACTTCTCCCCTGCATTCCTGGCCCTCAGAGAGATAGGAGCTAC GTTGGAGTTCACAGTGGGCAGCAAGGCACTGAAGCGCTTCCGTCTGATCGAGAGGCATTTTTTCAGAAACCTCCTGCTCAAAACCTTTGACTTCGAGATTGGCTTCTGCATCCCACACAGCAGGAACACCTGTGAGCACATCTACTGCTTACCTGACCTAGAACCAGAGACAG TTGAAGAAATGATCGCCAACCCGTTTGAGACGCGCTCGGACAGTTTTTACTTTGTCAACAACAAGCTGATCATGCATCACAAAGCTGAGTACTCCTTCACCCCGCAAAGACACATGGACACATCCAGGGAGTAG